The genomic window CTCATGTGCTGATGTGTCAAGTTGTGGGAGAGAGTtgaccaactttcatatatatgatttatttccATATCCCGTATGGAGTTACGAATCAACTAAAATGCATGAATCAGTAAAGACTTCTTAGTTTCATAGAATTAATTCGTTTATACCCGCAATTTCCATATACACGACAACAACACTAATCACATAACAGAATGTTAACCTTTTTCCATTTGGTGATCCATGAATGAtacaatttaacaaaactCCGAGAGCCAAAATCTTATTGCTTCGAGCTCAAAACCAGTGGTGCACAACAAATTTGGCACCGTGTGAAAATATCTTCTAAGAGTTATAACTTAGTAAAACATCTgaactttgactttttcatcgGCCCTCCCCATCCCTCGCCGAAAAATACCCAACCCTTCTCTCATGTTTgttacaaacaaagaaaaacatttcttcTACAAAGTACAAACTGAATAATCAATCGATTTTTTATAAGATTACTAAAAAGAACATCGTTTTGAGATAATCAGTTAATCTAGTTACTAATGAAGCCAACCAGCTAAAAATTCTTCTGAGTCTCCTATATAAACATCTATCAGCACttcatttatcaaaaaagaCCAAATTAAATCCAAAGAAAGGTTTACATCCGAAAAATGCACTCATCATATTCTCTATCCAAATGCCTCGTTTGTTTCACCATCTTGGCTATACAAACTCTCATACGCCGCGTTTCATCCCTGAACCGTACCAATGCATACTTGAACCACAAATGCCTCGTCATCATCAAGGGAAATATAAGCGGCAGAGCGAGTACGAGGAAAACCTTAACTATATTattgatcatatctcatctacCCAAAAATTTCCGGATGGTTTCACACACACATCTCGTGGCGAGGCTCCAAATTTTGTCACCATCGTATTTCAATGTCGGGGCGACTCCTACGGTTCCAAGTGTCGTTCTTGCTATGCCACCCCCATCTCAGGGGTAATGTCACTTCAACATCAATATGATTTTACTCTGCATTTTACGAAATTATCAATTAACCGCCGATtttaaacaatacaaaaaaagacatcACAATATATGGCTATCAAGTGCCATTACTATATAGAGAACAATTGCAAAATATGTATCCAAttctaatttcttttaaatattaaaataattaattatttcttataagatattttagaaacaaatgaatagggtttttttttatcaaacgCCAAGCATTGAAAACTTGAATCATGGCTTAAACTGAAACACAACATATGTGAATTGTATATGACAGATTCGTAGGAGATGTCAAGGATACAAGGGAGCAATTATATGGTAAGACCAATGTTTTCTCGATATTAGTACGATCAATTCTCCACCAACGATGATCGATTATGAGAATACTTTCTCTATGCACAACCAAAACAACGTTAACGAGGATGCAGAGTCGTTCAACAAAAAGACTAGGGATTTCCTCTACAATCTGATGCTGAAAGCTGATAAACCCAAAAGCCGGTAGTTATGCGGCTGGTGAAATGAGGCTTGGGACGAAAAACTTGTATGCAATGGTGCAGTGTGCTCTAGACATATTTGAATGTAAAGTTTGTTTGGAATGGAGTATCAATGAGCTTTCCAAGTGCTGCCATAGTAAAAAAGGAGCAAGATTTTTGGGTACGAGCTGTAATATTAGGTATGAGCTATACCCTTTTCTTTCGACTTAAGGACtctttgatgatgatgcataACACATGAACTCTTCCAATtgtaattttggtttgtttactttcccattttttttgtttttttttgtttttgcctATCTCccactttgtttgtttggtattGTTTAGCTTAGCTTCCctgctttgtttgtttaggtCACACCTATCTctaaaacattatttgaaTATAAACTTCCTTATGTATCGTTTTGACTaatagttttacaagattAGTGACTCAAAACagaattaacaaataaatatatacaaataatatcattttttatttaaaaatgagTAGCTAGTCTTTTCTCACGTATCATGCTTATAACTAGAACTTGACAAAATACTCGTACCCGAAGAAAAGAACAGCAACGGAGGCATCAAATTGAAGCAGAACCGACACAAATACtcgaattgattttttaaaattcttatatccaaaaaaacgaaactgAATTGAAAACCGAAtgaatatccaaaatatacaTGGTCTAATCAATTAATCAGTAAGCATGGAAGATGAGATAATTGCCATGATACAGTTTAGCAAAATCCCGAGAGCCAAAATCATATCGAACAAGTGGTTTAcaatatgattctattttgtattttctaagagttttaacatttttacttttgactttttcatcgGCCCTCCCCATCTCTCGCCGAAAGATACACAACCCCTCTCTCAATTCTGTTacaaacaaggaaaaatatttcttcttcaatctaaagtgatcaatcaaattttgtaaacaagAATATTGTTTTGAGATATATAGTTAATCTAGTTACTAATGAGACCAATCAGCTAAAAACTCCTTCTGAGTCTTCttatatgaacaaaacaaTGTACTCTTCATATTCTTTATCCAAACGTCTTGTTTCTATCCCTATCTTGGCTATACAACTCCTTCTCATACGCAGTGTCTCGTCACTGAACCTTACCAATGACTATCTTAACCACAAATGCCTCGTCAGTCAAGGGAAATATAGGCCTGGAGATAAGTACGAGGACAACCTCAACTTTCTCACCCGTGAAGTCTTATCCTATAATTTTCCAACCGGCTTCATACACATCTCTTATGGCGAAGCTCCCAGTTTTGTCGCCATCATACTACAGTGCCGCGGCGACTCCTACGACTCCAAGTGCCTCTCCTGCTATGCCACCGCCCTTTCCGGGGTAATGTCACTTCAGCATTATTAATTAGCCGTCGCATATCGaaagaaacaccaaaaaatgttttctattGTGATTTTACTCGGTatgatttcaaatatttaaaaattaaatcatcaaatctatctttaacatatataaacat from Arabidopsis thaliana chromosome 3, partial sequence includes these protein-coding regions:
- a CDS encoding cysteine-rich repeat secretory protein (FUNCTIONS IN: molecular_function unknown; INVOLVED IN: biological_process unknown; LOCATED IN: cellular_component unknown; BEST Arabidopsis thaliana protein match is: Receptor protein kinase-related (TAIR:AT3G22030.1); Has 46 Blast hits to 46 proteins in 2 species: Archae - 0; Bacteria - 0; Metazoa - 0; Fungi - 0; Plants - 46; Viruses - 0; Other Eukaryotes - 0 (source: NCBI BLink).); the protein is MHSSYSLSKCLVCFTILAIQTLIRRVSSLNRTNAYLNHKCLVIIKGNISGRASTRKTLTILLIISHLPKNFRMVSHTHLVARLQILSPSYFNVGATPTVPSVVLAMPPPSQGFVGDVKDTREQLYESFNKKTRDFLYNLMLKADKPKSR
- a CDS encoding cysteine-rich repeat secretory protein (unknown protein; FUNCTIONS IN: molecular_function unknown; INVOLVED IN: biological_process unknown; LOCATED IN: endomembrane system; BEST Arabidopsis thaliana protein match is: Domain of unknown function (DUF26) (TAIR:AT3G22050.1); Has 182 Blast hits to 182 proteins in 3 species: Archae - 0; Bacteria - 0; Metazoa - 0; Fungi - 0; Plants - 182; Viruses - 0; Other Eukaryotes - 0 (source: NCBI BLink).), whose amino-acid sequence is MNKTMYSSYSLSKRLVSIPILAIQLLLIRSVSSLNLTNDYLNHKCLVSQGKYRPGDKYEDNLNFLTRECRGDSYDSKCLSCYATALSGIIPKEERLKECFLYAQPKQHDRGHGIVQQENKGFPLRAHAGSHYTQQDNDALRSRGEEARDKEIVCNGTVCARHIAMKGLFGMEYQ